One window of the Chryseotalea sp. WA131a genome contains the following:
- a CDS encoding DUF3179 domain-containing protein, producing MRIALFLVGILILIVAEVARVYYIMPFPGSQVDEVIDLAYFIDGYIWIFRIIGIAMIAYPAFTLLGEPNRYIKFTGHALLIFWVLVVYMFNFRFLADKMFYQPSQKIFAPISENKVSAKKIIIGVAINGQAKAFPIEVIGYHHQVRDTIGGEPLMITYCTVCRTGRVFSPIVNNKLENFRLVGMDHYNAMFEDETTKSWWRQVNGEAIAGPLLGTTLTEVPSEQMSLQAWMDRYPNTLVMQPDPAFKDRYESLEKYDEGKMEGKLEGRDSLSWKDKSWVVGVPMGLFAKAYDWNQLVKDRVINDRIKGLPVMLALESDSVSFHSWVPVVGKDTLRFSYSDSLKILVDQNQSRWNWKGECVEGTMNGTKLETVQSYQEFWHSWKTFHPNTEIYKDE from the coding sequence ATGCGAATTGCTCTCTTTCTTGTCGGAATCCTCATTTTAATTGTTGCTGAAGTAGCGCGTGTCTACTATATCATGCCTTTTCCGGGTAGTCAGGTAGATGAGGTAATTGACTTGGCTTATTTCATTGATGGCTACATCTGGATTTTTAGAATCATTGGTATTGCGATGATTGCTTATCCAGCTTTCACACTTTTGGGTGAGCCAAACCGATACATCAAGTTCACCGGGCATGCGCTGCTCATTTTTTGGGTGCTGGTCGTGTACATGTTCAACTTCCGATTTTTGGCAGACAAAATGTTTTATCAGCCTTCCCAAAAAATATTTGCACCGATCTCAGAAAACAAAGTATCCGCAAAAAAAATAATTATTGGTGTGGCGATCAATGGCCAAGCCAAAGCATTTCCCATCGAGGTAATTGGTTATCATCATCAAGTGCGCGATACCATTGGTGGTGAACCTTTGATGATTACCTATTGCACGGTGTGCCGAACAGGTAGAGTGTTTAGCCCTATTGTTAATAACAAACTCGAGAACTTTAGATTGGTGGGAATGGATCACTACAATGCCATGTTTGAAGATGAAACAACCAAAAGTTGGTGGCGGCAGGTAAACGGTGAAGCCATTGCGGGGCCACTACTGGGGACAACGCTCACGGAAGTGCCGTCTGAGCAGATGTCGTTGCAGGCATGGATGGATCGATACCCCAACACATTGGTGATGCAACCCGATCCAGCTTTTAAAGATCGATACGAGAGCTTAGAAAAATACGATGAAGGAAAAATGGAAGGGAAACTGGAAGGAAGGGATTCACTTTCTTGGAAAGATAAATCGTGGGTGGTGGGTGTGCCGATGGGCTTGTTTGCAAAAGCCTATGATTGGAATCAGTTGGTGAAAGATCGCGTAATCAATGATCGGATCAAAGGATTGCCGGTCATGCTTGCGCTTGAGTCGGATAGCGTTTCGTTTCATAGTTGGGTGCCAGTGGTAGGAAAAGACACGCTTCGATTTTCATATAGTGACAGCTTAAAAATTTTAGTAGATCAAAACCAATCGCGCTGGAACTGGAAAGGGGAGTGTGTGGAGGGAACAATGAATGGCACGAAATTGGAAACCGTGCAATCTTACCAAGAGTTTTGGCATTCATGGAAAACGTTTCACCCGAATACAGAAATTTATAAGGATGAATAA